The Trichoplusia ni isolate ovarian cell line Hi5 chromosome 17, tn1, whole genome shotgun sequence genome includes a region encoding these proteins:
- the LOC113502616 gene encoding U6 snRNA-associated Sm-like protein LSm2 yields the protein MLFYSFFKSLVGKDVVVELKNDLSICGTLHSVDQYLNIKLSEISVIDPEKYPHMLSVKNCFIRGSVVRYVQLPADEVDTQLLQDAARKEATVSTR from the coding sequence atgttattttattcctTCTTCAAGTCTCTCGTGGGTAAAGATGTGGTCGTAGAACTGAAAAACGACCTTAGTATATGCGGCACTTTGCATTCTGTCGACCAGTATTTGAACATAAAACTTTCTGAAATAAGCGTGATTGATCCGGAGAAGTATCCTCACATGTTATCCGTAAAGAATTGTTTTATCCGTGGTTCCGTGGTCCGCTACGTGCAGCTGCCGGCTGATGAAGTCGACACGCAGTTATTGCAAGATGCGGCGAGGAAGGAGGCCACAGTTTCAACAAGATAA
- the LOC113502730 gene encoding NADH-ubiquinone oxidoreductase 49 kDa subunit, protein MASLLNVLLRKSANAGQTTALLKNLPAVYNVNNQRGAHRWMPDQEYVKQFEGAVMYPDEVTSLLKHPPYHSVIAPGEKKVRNMVLNFGPQHPAAHGVLRLVLELDGETVRAADPHIGLLHRGTEKLIEYKTFTQALPYFDRLDYVSMMCNEQCYSLAVEKLLNIDIPLRAKYIRTLFAEITRILNHIMAVGTHALDVGALTPFFWLFEEREKMMEFYERVSGARMHAAYIRPGGVSLDMPIGLMDDIYEFAYKFAERLDEVEDVLTTNRIWVQRTKDIGVVTAQDALNYGFSGVMLRGSGIKWDLRKSQPYDAYHLVDFDVPIGTNGDCYDRYLCRVEEMRQSLRIIDQCLNQMPAGEVKTDDAKLTPPSREEMKTSMEALIHHFKLFTQGYQVPPGATYTAVEAPKGEFGIYLVSDGGSKPYRCKIKAPGFAHLAALEKIGKNSMLADIVAIIGTLDVVFGEIDR, encoded by the exons ATGGCCTCTTTACTCAATGTTTTGCTGCGAAAATCCGCAAATGCAGGCCAAACAACGGCTCTGTTAAAGAATTTACCAGCTGTTTACAATGTGAA CAACCAGCGCGGTGCCCATCGATGGATGCCGGACCAGGAGTATGTGAAGCAGTTCGAGGGAGCCGTCATGTACCCTGATGAGGTCACCTCCCTGCTGAAACACCCTCCTTACCATA GTGTGATTGCTCCCGGTGAGAAGAAGGTCCGTAACATGGTGCTGAACTTCGGTCCCCAGCATCCCGCTGCCCACGGTGTGCTGCGTCTGGTACTCGAGTTGGACGGGGAG ACTGTCCGCGCTGCCGACCCCCACATCGGCCTCCTGCACCGTGGCACGGAGAAGCTCATTGAGTACAAGACCTTCACCCAAGCCCTGCCCTACTTCGACCGGCTGGACTACGTGTCCATGATGTGCAACGAGCAGTGCTACAGTCTCGCTGTTGAGAAGCTGCTCAACATTGATATACCGCTCCGAGCCAAGTATATTAGGA CTCTCTTCGCCGAAATAACACGTATACTGAACCACATAATGGCTGTCGGCACTCACGCCCTGGACGTGGGCGCGCTCACTCCCTTCTTCTGGCTGTTCGAGGAGCGAGAGAAGATGATGGAGTTCTACGAGAGAGTCAGCGGCGCCAGGATGCACGCCGCCTACATCAGGCCAGGGGGAGTGTCTCTG GACATGCCAATAGGTCTGATGGACGATATATACGAGTTCGCGTACAAGTTCGCCGAGCGCCTGGACGAGGTTGAGGACGTGCTCACCACGAACAGGATCTGGGTGCAGAGGACCAAGGACATAGGAGTGGTCACCGCGCAGGACGCACTCAATTATGGCTTCAG TGGTGTGATGCTCCGCGGGTCTGGTATCAAGTGGGACCTCCGCAAGTCGCAGCCCTACGACGCGTACCACCTCGTCGACTTCGACGTCCCCATCGGGACCAACGGGGACTGCTACGACAG GTACTTATGCCGTGTGGAAGAGATGCGCCAGTCGCTTCGCATCATCGACCAGTGCCTGAACCAGATGCCGGCCGGAGAGGTGAAGACTGACGACGCCAAGCTCACGCCGCCCTCGCGCGAGGAGATGAAG ACATCAATGGAGGCCCTGATCCACCACTTCAAGCTGTTCACTCAGGGCTACCAGGTCCCTCCCGGCGCCACCTACACGGCCGTGGAGGCGCCCAAGGGAGAGTTCGGGATCTATCTCGTGTCTGACGGAGGGTCCAAGCCTTACAG ATGCAAGATCAAGGCCCCTGGCTTCGCTCACTTGGCAGCGCTCGAGAAGATCGGCAAGAACTCCATGTTGGCAGACATTGTGGCCATCATCGGGACCCTGGACGTGGTCTTCGGGGAGATTGACCgataa
- the LOC113502731 gene encoding protein suppressor of forked encodes MTTEQENTEIDWGNERLSRAQRAVEANTYDVDSWSLLIREAQTRPINEVRVMYEKLITAFPTTGRYWKIFIEQEMKARNFERVEKLFQRCLMKILNIELWRLYLNYVKETKCMLPTYKEKMAQAYDFALDKIGLDIHAYPIWNDYITFLKSVEAVGSYAENQKISAVRKVYQRAVITPIIGIETLWKDYIAFEQSINTIIAERMAMERSREYMNARRVAKELETVTRGLNRNMPATPPTADREEMKQVELWKKYITWERSNPLRSEDTALVARRVMFAIEQGLLCLAHHPDVWHQAAQFLDHSAKLLQEKGDSNAARLFSDEAAAVYERATSGPLKHSTLLHFAHADYEESRLHYNKVHQVYTRYLDMEDIDPTLAYVQYMKFARRAEGIKSARTVFKRAREDPRSRYHVFVAAALMEYYCSKDKNIAFRIFELGLKKFSHIPEYVLCYIDYLSHLNEDNNTRVLFERVLSSGSLKPESSVDIWNRFLEFESNIGDLVSIVKVEKRRQAVLEKIKEFEGKETAQLVDRYKFLDLYPCSIAELKSIGYTEVASMSNKSWALGGPLAGISPELAAVILGQKDNDPNKDIARPDTSQMIPYKPKVNPLPGEHPIPGGSFPMPAAAAHVCTLMPPPSCFRGPFVAVDRLMQLFNRISLPDKPPAPTQENGCDTKLFDLARSVHWIVDDDGITTVASKARRRKIGEDSDDDELGVAPPVNDIYRQRQQKRVK; translated from the exons atgACTACCGAGCAAGAAAATACGGAAAtt gaCTGGGGAAATGAGCGGCTGAGTAGAGCTCAAAGAGCAGTTGAAGCCAACACTTACGATGTGGATTCTTGGTCGCTCCTCATCCGTGAGGCCCAAACAAGGCCCATCAATGAAGTACGAGTCATGTACGAGAAGTTAATAACCGCATTCCCGACCACGGGACGGTACTGGAAGATATTTATAGAGCAagag atgaAGGCTAGAAATTTCGAAAGAGTTGAAAAG CTGTTCCAGAGATGTCTCATGAAGATCCTGAACATTGAGCTGTGGAGGCTGTATCTCAACTATGTGAAGGAGACCAAGTGTATGCTGCCTACTTACAA GGAGAAAATGGCCCAAGCCTACGACTTCGCGCTGGATAAAATTGGTCTGGACATCCACGCGTACCCGATATGGAACGACTACATCACCTTCCTCAAGAGTGTGGAGGCAGTCGGCTCCTACGCTGAGAACCAGAAGATTTCTGCTGTCAGGAAG GTATATCAAAGAGCGGTTATAACGCCCATTATAGGTATAGAAACACTATGGAAAGATTACATTGCTTTTGAGCAAAGTATTAACACTATTATTG CTGAGCGTATGGCGATGGAACGCTCCCGAGAGTATATGAACGCTCGTCGCGTTGCCAAAGAGTTGGAGACGGTCACTCGAGGGTTGAACAGGAACATGCCAGCAACACCACCGACTGCAGATAGAGAGGAGATGAAGCAG GTGGAACTATGGAAGAAGTACATAACGTGGGAGCGTTCGAACCCTCTCCGGTCTGAGGACACGGCGCTGGTGGCCCGCCGCGTGATGTTCGCCATCGAGCAGGGCCTGCTGTGTCTGGCTCATCACCCCGACGTGTGGCACCAGGCCGCGCAGTTCCTCGATCACTCCGCCAAGCTGCTGCAGGAGAAGGGG GACTCGAACGCGGCCCGCCTGTTCTCGGACGAAGCGGCCGCGGTGTACGAGCGCGCGACCAGCGGCCCTCTCAAACACTCCACTTTGTTACACTTCGCGCACGCCGACTACGAGGAGAGCAGGCTTCATTATAACAAG GTACACCAAGTGTACACCCGCTACTTAGACATGGAGGATATCGACCCGACGCTCGCCTACGTGCAGTACATGAAGTTCGCGCGCAGGGCTGAGGGCATCAAGTCAGCCAGGACTGTCTTCAAGAGGGCCAGAGAGGATCCTAG ATCTCGCTACCACGTCTTCGTGGCCGCGGCCCTCATGGAGTACTACTGCTCCAAAGACAAGAACATTGCCTTCAGGATATTTGAGTTGGGCCTTAAAAAGTTCTCTCACATACCTGAATATGTACTCTGCTATATCGATTACCTGTCGCATTTGAATG AGGACAACAACACTCGCGTCCTATTCGAGCGAGTCCTCTCCTCTGGCAGTCTGAAGCCCGAGAGCTCCGTGGACATCTGGAACAGGTTCCTGGAGTTCGAGTCCAACATAGGAGACCTGGTCAGCATCGTCAAGGTCGAGAAGAGAAGACAGGCCGTGCTGGAGAAG ATCAAAGAGTTCGAAGGCAAGGAGACGGCGCAGCTGGTGGACAGATACAAGTTCCTGGACCTGTACCCCTGCAGCATCGCGGAGCTCAAGTCCATCGGGTACACGGAG GTAGCATCCATGTCCAACAAGTCGTGGGCGCTGGGAGGTCCATTAGCTGGCATATCGCCAGAGCTAGCCGCCGTCATACTGGGACAGAA GGATAACGATCCCAACAAGGACATAGCAAGACCTGACACGAGTCAGATGATACCGTACAAGCCTAAGGTCAATCCCTTGCCCGGAGAACATCCTATACCAG GCGGCTCGTTCCCGatgccggcggcggcggcgcacgTGTGCACGCTGATGCCGCCGCCGTCGTGCTTCCGCGGGCCCTTCGTGGCCGTCGACCGCCTCATGCAGCTCTTCAACAGGATCTCACTGCCCGACAAAC CGCCAGCCCCCACGCAGGAGAACGGCTGCGACACGAAGCTGTTCGACCTGGCGCGCTCTGTGCACTGGATCGTGGACGACGACGGGATCACCACTGTGGCCAGCaag GCACGTCGACGGAAAATCGGCGAGGACTCGGATGACGACGAACTGGGAGTAGCGCCGCCCGTCAACGACATCTACCGGCAGAGACAGCAGAAACGCGTCAAGTGA